The sequence ACATTGGTGATTACGTTCTCAAAGAATGCGTAAAGCTCTTAAAAGAAGTTTGCAACAAAGATGGTGAATTTGTAGCCCGAGTGGGTGGCGAAGAATTTACGATCATTTTACCCGATTGCAAATTAGATGCTGCGATCAAGCGAGCAGAAGAGATTCTTGCAAAAGTTAGAAAGGAAACTTTCATTCACGAAAAACTAGAAATCAAATTCACGGTCTCTATTGGTGTCGCGGAAGTGGCCCATGGTGAATCTTTATCGAAATGGGTAAAGAGAGCCGACGAAGCCCTCTACCATTCTAAGCAATATGGCAGAAACCGTTATAGCGTAATCCCTTACAAAGCCGTGAATGCGGCCTAACTGGACTCCGCATGCGGCCTTCTTCAATAAATTCAAATTTCTTATAGAGATTAATTCGCGAACTTTGCATTGGCCTTCAATTTGCTGATATAAAGCCTTTATCGTGAATAGAGGAAGCTTATGCCTATCTCTTTGAATACAATTCGCCTTTTTAGGTCCTTTCGTCTATTTCTTGGACGTCTTTTGCCGTTGGTTTTATTATATACAAATCTTCAGGCTAGCGATGTTTATGAGGATTACAAATGGATGCTGGGTCGGAAGCTCCCTCATTTTAATGCCGCAATAGAATTACTAACAGAATATAACGATAAAACAAACTTGGCCCTAGTTCATGCATCTGAACAAAAAATAAAGAATACTTTTCGAAAACACCTCAATGAAGATGTCGTAGCAACTAAAATGTCTCATCCTTGTGGGGAATTTGAATCTGTAGGTTGGGTTGTCACCGCTGGAGCAACAAAGATTGGACTCAGGCACTCTTCAGAGAATCTTGTTCATTCTTTAATTATCGGCTGGAGCCCTCAAGAAACCAACGATCGGAATTGGTTTTGTCGAGATTGGTATTCCGCTTCACTATTGAAGCCATTTAAAACATTTTTTTCTACCAGTTTCAGGTTGAATAAATCCAACACCCTTTCGGCTTTACGTCCCTGGGGAGTGCACTTCGGGAAAAATTGGCAAATCACTGAAGAGTTTAATTATAATTATTCAGGGTTACAAGTGGTCTCCAGAAATCCTCCTAGAAAAAGCCTGGAGCAAATTTATTCTTCACAAAGCTCATTGCCATTGGGCTTAAGTCTCGAGCAAATAAAAAATTTAGCACTGAAATCTTCGCGAGTTTCAGTTGCCGTCCTAGATTCGGGAGTAGATTACAATCACCCGGCTCTGGCCTATAAACTCGCACCGAACGCCGGTTGGGATTTTGTTGAGAACGACAATCTTCCTTTTGATTTTGGGCGCACATTTTTTTTCAATGAATCCACTACTCATGGTACAGCCGTAGCCTCAATTGCTGCTGGAGACGGAGTCTTAACATCTGTAGTACCCATTCGATTACTAGGAGAAACAGAAACACGTGAAGCAGCGAATTTCAAAAAAGCTATCTACTATGCGCGATCAGCAGGATCTCGAGTAATCAATATGAGCTTTGGCTACACTATCGCTAGAGACGATAAAGATGCTGGTGAAATGGCTTACGCTTTAAGTGGTAGCGATGCTTTCAAAAAGCAAGCGATAAAGATGAATAGAAAAGCAAAAAATGAACTAGCCTTGATGATCGAAGTGATTAGAAAAAATCCCGAC comes from Bdellovibrionota bacterium and encodes:
- a CDS encoding S8 family serine peptidase, encoding MPISLNTIRLFRSFRLFLGRLLPLVLLYTNLQASDVYEDYKWMLGRKLPHFNAAIELLTEYNDKTNLALVHASEQKIKNTFRKHLNEDVVATKMSHPCGEFESVGWVVTAGATKIGLRHSSENLVHSLIIGWSPQETNDRNWFCRDWYSASLLKPFKTFFSTSFRLNKSNTLSALRPWGVHFGKNWQITEEFNYNYSGLQVVSRNPPRKSLEQIYSSQSSLPLGLSLEQIKNLALKSSRVSVAVLDSGVDYNHPALAYKLAPNAGWDFVENDNLPFDFGRTFFFNESTTHGTAVASIAAGDGVLTSVVPIRLLGETETREAANFKKAIYYARSAGSRVINMSFGYTIARDDKDAGEMAYALSGSDAFKKQAIKMNRKAKNELALMIEVIRKNPDMLFVMAAGNLRENSNSERFDADDTSTINFHSNPTINLPNVLVVSSTDDSNKLSQFSVFGKKSVHLAAFGDTALLPTKDGEKNEMAGTSFAAPYVAHGAAYILAKKPHYTIAQVVETLKKSIVPTRELSQKVIWGGYYKFSNLKKIL